A stretch of Babylonia areolata isolate BAREFJ2019XMU chromosome 23, ASM4173473v1, whole genome shotgun sequence DNA encodes these proteins:
- the LOC143297801 gene encoding threonylcarbamoyl-AMP synthase-like: MNRVLWRRLAFVHNFRFSSGFVAFHKQKERALHAPAMAKPQVVRIPDRCELQHMSGEEERALQVAVQTAVRSLQKGSVVAVPTDTIYGIAGLAQNSDAIRRIYNIKNRNCTKPVAISVGYIDDVYRWSKVVVPREVLEDLLPGPVTVVSERSVELNPELNPTTRLIGIRIPDHAFMQKLSQACDGPIALTSANRSAAQSTLTLDEFEYLWPQLDLLVDGGVLNDTDKARLGSTVVDLSEAGKFRVIREGSAYKRTVDILKNKHKMEEILLPS; the protein is encoded by the exons ATGAATCGAGTTTTGTGGCGAAGGCTTGCTTTTGTTCACAACTTTAGGTTTTCTTCTGGCTTTGTTGCATTCCACAAACAAAAAGAGCGTGCGTTACACGCCCCAGCAATGGCAAAACCTCAAGTAGTTAGAATTCCTGACCGCTGTGAATtgcagcacatgtctggagaagagGAACGAG CATTGCAGGTGGCAGTGCAGACAGCTGTGAGAAGCCTGCAGAAGGGCAGTGTGGTTGCTGTGCCAACTGATACCATTTATGGTATCGCAGGGCTGGCCCAAAACAGTGACGCCATTAGACGAATTTACAACATCAAAAACCGGAACTGCACAAAACCTGTGGCAATTAGTGTTGGCTACATTGATGATGTATACAG GTGGAGCAAAGTCGTGGTGCCCAGAGAAGTGTTGGAGGACTTGCTCCCGGGTCCAGTCACCGTGGTGAGTGAACGCAGTGTGGAGCTGAACCCTGAGCTGAACCCCACCACCCGCCTGATCGGCATCCGCATCCCAGACCACGCCTTCATGCAGAAGCTGTCCCAGGCCTGTGACGGACCCATCGCACTGACCAGTGCCAACAGAAGTGCTGCTCAGAGCACCCTGACTCTGGAC GAATTTGAGTACCTGTGGCCTCAGCTGGATTTGCTGGTGGATGGGGGAGTTCTGAATGACACAGACAAGGCACGGTTAGGGTCCACTGTGGTCGACTTGTCAGAGGCTGGCAAGTTCCGTGTCATTCGAGAAGGAAG tGCATATAAAAGGACGGTGGACATCttaaagaacaaacacaagatGGAGGAAATACTGCTGCCATCCTGA